One genomic segment of Musa acuminata AAA Group cultivar baxijiao chromosome BXJ3-3, Cavendish_Baxijiao_AAA, whole genome shotgun sequence includes these proteins:
- the LOC103980046 gene encoding gibberellin 2-beta-dioxygenase 3-like, with amino-acid sequence MVVLSNPGLDQISLLRSPKVIACSPCVPVIDLSKPDAAASVVEACEEFGFLKVTDHGIPVELMQRLEAEAVKFFSLSSVEKERSGPPDPFGYGNRKIGANGDIGWLEYLLFAVASKPLSYTFMDFLREPAACSFSSALKEYLAAVRKLASKVLELMAEGLDIEPRDVISRLVMDENSDGIFRLNHYPPCPVLRGYNYGLTGFGEHTDPQVISVLRSNNSTGLQISLKDGSWVSVPPDEESFFINVGDSLQVLTNGRFRSVKHRVVASGWESRVSMIYFFGPPLAEKIAPLPQLMGEGEHSLYNEFTWDEYKKATYKSRLADNRLGLFEKREVADDQRL; translated from the exons ATGGTCGTCTTGTCCAACCCAGGACTGGATCAAATCTCGCTCCTTAGATCGCCGAAAGTTATCGCCTGCTCGCCTTGCGTTCCCGTCATCGACCTCTCGAAGCCCGACGCTGCAGCGTCCGTCGTCGAGGCCTGCGAAGAGTTTGGGTTCCTCAAGGTCACCGACCACGGGATTCCCGTGGAGCTCATGCAGAGACTGGAGGCGGAGGCTGTGAAGTTCTTCTCCCTGTCTTCGGTGGAGAAGGAGAGGTCTGGGCCGCCCGATCCTTTTGGTTATGGAAATAGAAAGATCGGCGCTAATGGCGACATCGGGTGGTTGGAGTACCTTCTCTTCGCCGTCGCCTCCAAGCCATTGTCTTACACGTTCATGGACTTTCTTCGAGAGCCCGCCGCATGCTCTTTTAG CTCTGCTTTGAAGGAATACCTGGCAGCCGTCAGGAAGTTGGCTTCCAAGGTGCTTGAACTGATGGCGGAAGGGTTAGATATCGAGCCCAGAGACGTCATCAGTAGGCTTGTCATGGATGAGAACAGTGACGGAATCTTTAGGCTCAACCACTATCCTCCATGCCCGGTGCTCCGAGGTTACAATTACGGCTTGACCGGCTTTGGAGAGCACACAGATCCACAGGTCATATCTGTTTTGAGATCAAACAATAGCACCGGCTTGCAGATATCACTCAAGGACGGGAGCTGGGTCTCCGTTCCTCCGGACGAAGAGTCCTTCTTCATCAACGTCGGTGATTCCTTGCAG GTTCTGACAAATGGGAGATTCAGGAGCGTGAAGCATAGGGTGGTGGCCAGTGGCTGGGAGTCCAGGGTCTCCATGATCTACTTCTTTGGGCCACCCTTAGCAGAGAAGATTGCTCCATTGCCACAGTTGATGGGAGAGGGGGAGCACAGCCTGTACAATGAGTTCACATGGGATGAGTACAAGAAGGCTACCTACAAATCAAGGCTGGCTGATAACAGGCTTGGGCTGTTCGAGAAGCGAGAGGTCGCTGATGACCAAAGACTATAG
- the LOC135632461 gene encoding protein BIIDXI-like — MARSATQRAWLPPLGALLLLLLFARRAAAALEDGLVNNGAFETVPAGGASGSGLGEGVASLPGWTINGTVELVESGQKQGGMILIVPEGVHAVRLGNDAEISQELQLEKGSTYAVTFSAARTCAQLESLNVSVWPATQTVDLQTLYSVEGWDAYAWAFQAQAEDGAVSKLSFKNPGMEDDPTCGPIIDNIAIKKLFTPDRPEDNAVVNGDFEEGPWMFPNASLGVLLPTNLDEETSALSGWMVESNRAVRYVDSYHFDVPQGKRAIELLSGKEGIISQMVETTPEKQYNLTFTVGAAGDSCQTPLAVMAFAGDQAQNFHYSPTGNATHQPANITFTARAERTRIAFYSVYYNTRSDDRSSLCGPVVDEVRVWGISGSPAVKSSWIASLLGLVVAVIMVVA, encoded by the exons ATGGCTCGCTCTGCCACTCAACGCGCTTGGCTTCCTCCTCTCggtgccctcctcctcctcctcctcttcgctcGGCGTGCTGCAGCTGCACTAGAAGATG GTTTGGTTAACAACGGGGCCTTCGAGACGGTGCCAGCAGGCGGGGCCTCCGGTAGCGGCCTGGGGGAAGGAGTCGCTTCCCTGCCCGGGTGGACCATCAATGGCACGGTGGAGCTGGTGGAGTCTGGGCAAAAGCAAGGTGGCATGATACTTATAGTCCCCGAAG GGGTGCACGCGGTGCGGCTGGGGAACGACGCGGAAATATCGCAGGAGCTGCAGCTGGAGAAGGGGTCGACGTACGCGGTGACGTTCAGCGCGGCGCGGACGTGCGCGCAGCTGGAGTCGCTGAACGTGTCGGTGTGGCCGGCGACGCAGACGGTGGACCTGCAGACGCTCTACAGCGTCGAGGGGTGGGACGCCTACGCCTGGGCGTTCCAGGCGCAGGCCGAGGACGGGGCGGTGTCGAAGCTCAGCTTCAAGAACCCGGGCATGGAGGACGACCCCACCTGCGGCCCCATCATCGACAACATCGCCATCAAGAAACTCTTCACTCCCGATCGACCCGAAG ACAACGCCGTCGTGAATGGCGACTTCGAGGAAGGCCCATGGATGTTCCCCAATGCGAGCCTCGGGGTCCTCCTCCCCACGAACCTCGACGAGGAGACGTCCGCCCTCTCCGGCTGGATGGTTGAGTCCAACCGCGCCGTGCGCTACGTCGACTCCTACCACTTCGACGTCCCCCAGGGGAAGCGCGCCATCGAGCTGTTATCCGGCAAGGAAGGGATCATCTCCCAGATGGTGGAGACCACCCCTGAAAAGCAGTACAACCTTACCTTCACGGTAGGGGCCGCCGGCGACTCGTGCCAGACGCCTCTGGCGGTGATGGCCTTCGCCGGGGACCAGGCGCAGAACTTCCACTACTCGCCCACGGGCAACGCCACCCACCAGCCGGCCAACATCACCTTCACGGCGCGGGCCGAGCGGACGCGCATCGCCTTCTACAGCGTGTACTACAACACGAGGAGCGACGATCGGAGTTCGCTCTGCGGGCCGGTGGTCGACGAGGTGAGGGTGTGGGGGATCTCCGGATCGCCGGCCGTGAAGTCCAGTTGGATTGCGTCTCTCCTAGGTCTGGTCGTGGCAGTCATTATGGTTGTGGCCTGA